The Helicoverpa armigera isolate CAAS_96S chromosome 7, ASM3070526v1, whole genome shotgun sequence genomic sequence ACACCGTTATTACCTACGATACTCAAgttgcacactgcaaacttttagtcgacccaTTTTTTGTTTGGGGTCATAAATCAATAGGTATTAAGATGAATACGCagattacaaagatcaggtactgTAAATCTCACTTGCGAATCAGAGTCAATGTATGAATGTCTCCAAGAGTCAATATCCTATTCATGACTTTATTTAggttttaaacttttatttacgcAAGAGATTTCCTCGCAAGCTGTTTAATtatatcaacataattatgttaatttttcagATAACATCAAACTGCACGCTGTCCTTAAGCTGGGAACACAAGTGAAGACAGATggacaaagttatttatatgtGAAGAGTTCTACTTTCGATCACAGCTACGATGGGAGAGTCAGCTATAGTATGACAAACCTCTTCAAGGGAAGTCCCgaaataagtaagtacttatggttatttgtatgtttagcttctgcctgcggtttcacccggttccttaggaaactacttcccgcactcggataaaaagtaaccgtacttatatgttattctgacaTAAGCTATAAAGCTATATAACTACCACGTTTCACCAATATCCCTCAGATACGCAATATCCATACGGTAGGTTTTGCATAAATTGTCGTTACGCGGATCCATCCATAGAtacaaactttataatattagtaggatttgtgATATCGTTACGTTGAATCGACCTGTTGACTTTTTGCAATTACATTTTAGGTTTACTTAAGTCTAAATAAGTACtcaaatgagaaaaaaaatggaGCTATAATACTATGTATTATGatattcttaataaatattttattaccatgtcTGGTTACCTAGGTTACCTACTAAGGTTACAGACAAAATATTACatcattatttgttttagtacccttgactacatattttttttatactatgtacttaACTATATCCTAGTCtgaaactattataaataattattgaaatattttagtcaTTAGTATTTTGCAGATAGGTGCAATTTTCAAACCAAATTGAGACATAATGACTGCCATTAATTAGTGATTTTACAAATATGAAAAAGATCATCCTTATGAAGGATTAAGTCTTTGTATAGTGCTTAGCCTTGACCAAACAGGTTTCGGAACTATATgcatattttggaaaaataggtattatgttAGTGTCTTAAATATCTCAGCGGTTTTTGTGCGGTTTTATACTAAGGTCCCTATAATCGCGTCAGTTAAATTGTTAGCTCTATAAGTATTAGACATTCAATTACTTTTGGATTTGTGCCTAATTCAATAAGTAACTCTACTAAGGTACTGGGCTTTACCCGTGTTTAGTGGGAACTTTAAGCagctggataaaaagttgcctctAGCTTTCCCTTCCAAATGGAATGAAAGATTCATAGAATGGATCATTTTCGACCAGCCGTTAGTTACTGGCGTTTTTTAAACGAAAGAAATTATTCCGCCTTATAACACCTCTGTCTAATTATTACTATAAAAGGATGAAAGGTTTTAATgtgatgttcatttgttttctagGTAATGCAGTTCTGGAGTTCATGAACAGCAATTGGAGAATGGTAGCCGAAGAATTCGGTACTCCTATGGTGGATTACGGCGTGAACTCAGTGCTGAAAAATATAAGGAGGCTCTTCGAAGTCGTGCCTATAGATGAACTGAAAAAACTGTAATTTGTGCAATGTGTTGCAAAGTGAAacttatgtaaaagaataagAGTTTAATATAGTATGACATGTAGTACCTATTCTTAGGGTTTTATACTTACAATCCTTTATGAGTATTTTATAAAAGGTTTATTTGCGCTAAGCCCAATGTACTATAGGTCAGTTAGAAGTCGTGAGGGCAGATCCTGTTCAATGTATGTTTTACCTAAATGTCAGTTTTATGAGTATCCAAAACCCACATATAATTTTAAGCaggtacaaaacaaatatttaataggaTAAGTACCGACAATATGAATGAACAGTTCCATGTGTAAAAATAaggtaaaaagtaaaacaattcgataataaactactttttattttcaagaccacaaattacctataaaacatattaattttgcATTGTGTTGCAGTTTGAACACCACATGCCGTCATAATAAGTGCATATTTTAAATCGATAACATTAGtctaaaatataagtacctaggtagtaaaatataagtataaccTAAAAGTTAATCCAACTAAAtggaaataattttttaaaggaCTTTTCCATTAgactaattaatgtttaattataatttaatgtcaTTAGAGAAACATAATTAGAGACACAGCACAGTAGGTAGTACAACAGTCAAATTTGACACGCCATTGTTTTTACAGAATCATGCTTGCATTCAAAATCTACATCAAGTTAAACATTTGAATGACGACAATCAAGTAGGTCGTTGCTACGCTTATAAACTTCAACATCAGCGATATGTCTACCGAAAACATATCGAATACATGGATGCGTAATGGCCATGCTTCTATAAGTTCCATGAAAGTTTTCGCTTGCTCCCTCATTGATTTAGGCAGATCATAATTCATGACAATCTTGTTCACTTGAATCTTTGTATCATTCCGTACCAGAAGCAATCGCTCACAAGTTATAGATATCACCACTACGTACAAAATCCAGAAGAAAAAGGAGCCTGTAATATTTATCAGCATTCCCAAGTCCTTCAATCCTATTCGGTAATAGTGTAAGCATGTCCACATATTAAGTATTATATATGTGAAAGTCGTCGCCAGGAATGCAAGTATGAGAAAATTGAATACTTCGTTGACCATGGTACAAATCTGTCCGATGACATTGTACATCTTCGCGATATCTCTAATTTTAGTGTTATCGTCAGACGGACGTCCAATGAAATGTAATTCTTCTTTCTCTTGTTCGTTCTTGGGCTTTACTATAAAAACTGTAGCAGTGTCCTGTTCTTGTTCATCGGCAAATACTTGCACATACTGATTAATGACTTTCAGCCTGCGCCTTAGCAtatcattatatttacaaaaagtcATAACTTCCACATTTTGTATAAATGAGAGAAGGAAATTCAAACTATATAATATCGTACTCGCGCCACTAAACCAGTCAGCAATGGTCCTAAGTCCTTGAGTGAAAACAACCAggaatatgtatttgtatgtttcAAACCGCGACAGTTTATAAAAATTGCTTAATTTTCCGATTTCTAACTCAGTGTCGAGACATGCGAGGGAATCAATTATTCgaatataatttgaattaacAAGGAATGTAGCTGTTACCGTACATGCGGCGTATTGGAGGAAATCAAGTGTTATAGAAAATTGGATAACAAGAGCGACGACGTCAAATTCATCATCACTTAGGGGGCTTAGCGAAATAAAGCagaatacaaaaattataacataaattaaaatacagaacactgttaacattttcattattcgGTTAGGTGGTAGTAATTCGttgtttacaaaagaaaatcgaAATATGCCATTGATACATTCTATCACATTTATAAGGTGCATGGTATCCAGAATTTGTTTCTTACTTTCAGAAATCtgtttttccttttcttttgcATAGTTAGTGTCTTCGTTAGTTGTATCCTCCATGGTAACAACGTGAAGctttttaaaaaagttaaaatgtttttggtgTTGTACACACGTATGTCTTTGAGCACTATTTATCGGGCTCTAATTTGTAAATTCCATTACTATAATGAAAGCATTTTATACGAAAATTATGTAGGTGGGTGGGAAGgacgacttatttatttcttgtccCTAAGTTATTTATAAGATACTTTAGATAGGTATAATAAGTTTATAAATGATATCTTCcatctacaaaaaaaacaccttCTCACtctaataaatataagaaaataccCATTCTGGAAATAATATGTCAATTGTCATACATTTAGGTATAATTAGGGTTTATATTTGCCCGTGACTTCGTCGTCGTCTATAGGGAACTAAGAATGAAAAAGGCTAATCTCTGTCTCCAACTATCTCCACACCAATTTTTATCTCAGCTATTGTCTCTAGAACCATAGACGGCTGTGAGGAAGAAAGGCATACataagagatttttttaatgagaaattctatttatttcattcattcttCCTTCCTAGTACCGGTTATAAATTACTAGCtttattacatatattattgttattgacatgcCTTATGAATTTGTAAGACTGCAGTtagtttagtaaataaattcttaacaTCTATTCAGAAAGCAGCCAAACCAATTTTGTTTAATGATCAGAGAGGAGAGGATTGGAGAAACGTATAAGCATCCTTGAtgctttatcaaaataaaacatttgagtTGGGGCAGGTTTTTATTCAATTGATCCAAAATAAGACAGTGTATACATAATAAGACAAGGTAGGTAATAAAAGAATGTACAGTTCAAATCGTATGAAGGTACTGAAAtgactttatttgataaatcatTCGAAAAATGTGCAGTGTGACAAGTGACTCCACATTACTCCA encodes the following:
- the LOC126056122 gene encoding uncharacterized protein LOC126056122, with the translated sequence MTFCKYNDMLRRRLKVINQYVQVFADEQEQDTATVFIVKPKNEQEKEELHFIGRPSDDNTKIRDIAKMYNVIGQICTMVNEVFNFLILAFLATTFTYIILNMWTCLHYYRIGLKDLGMLINITGSFFFWILYVVVISITCERLLLVRNDTKIQVNKIVMNYDLPKSMREQAKTFMELIEAWPLRIHVFDMFSVDISLMLKFISVATTYLIVVIQMFNLM